Proteins encoded by one window of Salicibibacter halophilus:
- a CDS encoding EVE domain-containing protein: protein MMNTWFMVASDTVAPFRWEHILASQRTIFWEVRKLPRNFRMAWDGDLILCYRSGSEKRGLVGLAEVEEGFNDDGITIRGRCEFQQMIHYDEFKHLGTYRSTEAGRLRNRGTLFHVHDAFVQWIIKRLEEAGDTTSAAWCQHLGSRGWDG, encoded by the coding sequence ATGATGAATACGTGGTTTATGGTCGCTTCCGATACAGTTGCCCCTTTCCGTTGGGAACATATTTTAGCTAGCCAGAGGACTATCTTTTGGGAGGTGCGAAAATTGCCCCGCAACTTTAGAATGGCATGGGACGGGGACTTAATTTTATGTTACCGCAGTGGCAGCGAAAAGAGGGGATTGGTCGGTTTGGCAGAGGTGGAAGAAGGTTTTAATGACGATGGCATCACTATTAGAGGGCGCTGTGAATTTCAACAGATGATTCACTATGATGAATTTAAACATCTTGGGACTTATCGAAGTACCGAAGCGGGGCGCTTGCGAAATCGGGGAACACTCTTTCATGTTCACGACGCGTTCGTGCAGTGGATTATAAAAAGGCTGGAAGAAGCGGGAGACACTACATCGGCGGCTTGGTGTCAGCACCTGGGAAGCAGGGGCTGGGACGGATGA